The following are from one region of the Bacteroidales bacterium genome:
- a CDS encoding helix-hairpin-helix domain-containing protein, with product MKDRIKDYFAFNRKEQRGLIILLGLLLLSVLINLFLPQLVPEKEYDIAPFQIAVSTFIASIDKLDSTEKIKPQKFSDNYSKDEGADLSSFIASPFNFDPNDLNEQQWVNMGIGAKIARNILRYREKGGTFRDKKGLGRIYGMNDSVFAILEPYVRIKEMEKAPSSSYINNNDNKNYTKPGNNFTKYKPDTLIIELNSTDSASLLACHGIGPSYAGRIIRYRELLGGFTSVEQLMEIRGMDSIRYNQFRGQITVNPQQVRKIDLNSVTFKELLRHPYFEYYLVKAVFNFKDEIKAYDSVGQIRTIPVMYEELYEKIAPYLDVKPSAGK from the coding sequence ATGAAAGACCGGATCAAAGATTATTTTGCCTTTAACCGGAAAGAACAGCGGGGTTTGATCATCCTGCTGGGCCTGTTGCTATTATCTGTATTGATCAATCTTTTCCTTCCACAACTGGTCCCGGAAAAGGAGTACGACATTGCCCCTTTTCAAATTGCAGTATCAACTTTCATTGCATCCATTGATAAACTTGACTCAACAGAAAAGATAAAACCACAAAAATTTTCTGATAATTATTCAAAAGATGAGGGCGCTGATCTTAGCTCCTTCATTGCATCTCCTTTTAATTTCGATCCGAATGATTTAAACGAACAACAATGGGTTAATATGGGCATAGGAGCCAAAATCGCCCGCAATATCCTTCGTTATCGCGAAAAGGGAGGGACTTTCCGTGATAAAAAAGGTCTTGGCAGGATCTATGGTATGAATGATTCAGTCTTTGCAATCCTTGAGCCATATGTCCGGATTAAAGAAATGGAGAAAGCACCGTCATCATCTTATATTAATAATAATGATAATAAAAACTACACAAAACCAGGCAATAACTTCACAAAATATAAACCGGATACGCTTATCATCGAACTGAATTCGACTGATTCTGCATCACTACTCGCCTGCCATGGCATCGGGCCATCATATGCAGGCAGGATCATCAGGTACCGTGAGCTTTTGGGCGGGTTTACCAGCGTTGAGCAGCTCATGGAAATAAGAGGCATGGATAGCATTCGCTACAACCAGTTCAGGGGGCAGATCACCGTTAACCCGCAGCAGGTTAGAAAGATCGACCTGAATAGTGTAACCTTTAAAGAATTGTTAAGACATCCATACTTTGAATATTACCTGGTCAAGGCTGTTTTCAATTTCAAAGATGAAATTAAAGCCTATGATTCTGTCGGACAGATTAGGACAATACCTGTCATGTACGAGGAATTGTACGAAAAGATAGCACCGTACCTGGATGTCAAACCGTCTGCAGGAAAATAA
- the rny gene encoding ribonuclease Y — MLIYLLDGLAGLVLGVVIGSFILRKLNAGKLETIMHEAEEKAEVIKKEKILQAKERFLELKTEHEKAVNERNNAVQINETRLKQKETLISQKFEENQRKQNEITAIRENLNNQLEIITKKQSEYDRAVKEQVEKLEVIAGLSAAEAKEQIIETLREEAKSEALVYIKDTIEEAKITAQREAKKIVIETIQRTAAEHAIENTVSVFPLENDDVKGRIIGREGRNIRALEALTGVEIIIDDSPEAIILSGFDPVRREIARLSLHKLVTDGRIHPARIEEVVAKTTKQIEQEVIEIGKRTCIDLGIHNLHNELVRMIGKMKYRSSYGQNLLAHSIEVAKLSATMAAELGLNPKMAKRAGLLHDIGKVPDNEPDLPHAILGMKLAEKFKENPEICNAIGAHHDEIEMESLIAPIVQVCDAISGARPGARREVAEAYIQRLNKLENLALSYPGVVKTYAIQAGRELRVIVGADKISDNDASKISYELSRKIQDEMTYPGQIKITVIRETRAVNYAK, encoded by the coding sequence ATATTAATTTACCTACTAGATGGATTGGCAGGACTGGTACTTGGAGTGGTGATCGGATCTTTTATCTTACGAAAGCTTAACGCCGGGAAACTGGAAACCATAATGCATGAGGCAGAAGAAAAAGCTGAAGTAATAAAGAAAGAGAAGATCCTGCAAGCCAAGGAAAGGTTTCTTGAATTAAAAACAGAGCACGAAAAAGCCGTTAATGAAAGAAACAACGCCGTCCAGATAAACGAAACCAGGCTAAAACAGAAAGAAACCCTTATCTCTCAAAAATTTGAGGAAAACCAGCGAAAACAAAATGAAATCACCGCCATTAGGGAAAACCTTAATAATCAATTAGAAATCATAACAAAAAAGCAGTCAGAATATGACCGTGCGGTAAAGGAGCAGGTCGAAAAACTTGAGGTCATTGCGGGACTTTCTGCTGCGGAAGCTAAGGAACAGATCATTGAAACACTGAGGGAAGAGGCTAAATCTGAAGCACTGGTCTACATCAAGGACACTATCGAGGAAGCCAAGATCACAGCCCAGCGGGAAGCAAAGAAGATCGTGATTGAAACTATACAGCGGACTGCGGCTGAACATGCTATAGAAAATACCGTATCTGTTTTTCCATTGGAAAACGACGATGTCAAAGGACGTATTATCGGCCGGGAAGGCCGGAACATCAGAGCATTGGAAGCGCTTACCGGGGTAGAGATCATCATCGATGATTCGCCGGAAGCCATTATTTTATCAGGTTTTGACCCTGTCAGAAGGGAAATTGCCAGGCTCTCGCTGCATAAACTTGTTACTGACGGTCGTATTCACCCGGCCAGGATTGAGGAAGTAGTTGCTAAAACTACAAAGCAGATCGAGCAGGAAGTTATAGAAATCGGCAAAAGGACCTGTATCGATCTCGGTATCCACAACCTGCATAATGAACTGGTCAGGATGATCGGTAAAATGAAATACCGCTCTTCATACGGACAAAACCTCCTGGCCCACTCTATCGAAGTGGCAAAGCTTAGCGCGACGATGGCGGCTGAGCTGGGGCTCAATCCCAAAATGGCTAAAAGGGCAGGATTACTTCACGATATAGGAAAAGTGCCTGACAATGAGCCGGATTTGCCGCATGCAATACTTGGCATGAAGCTGGCTGAAAAATTCAAGGAGAACCCCGAGATTTGCAATGCAATCGGTGCACATCATGATGAAATCGAGATGGAATCGCTGATCGCACCAATCGTTCAGGTTTGTGATGCCATTTCCGGCGCAAGGCCTGGAGCCCGGCGCGAAGTGGCTGAAGCCTATATCCAAAGGCTCAATAAACTCGAAAACCTCGCCCTTTCCTATCCCGGTGTGGTAAAAACTTATGCCATCCAGGCAGGTCGTGAACTGAGGGTTATCGTTGGTGCCGATAAAATATCAGATAATGATGCCAGTAAGATATCCTACGAATTATCCAGGAAGATCCAGGATGAGATGACTTATCCGGGGCAGATCAAAATTACTGTTATACGGGAAACCCGGGCGGTGAATTACGCGAAATGA
- a CDS encoding MFS transporter: MTKIGRIFSNFPRAFWVANTMELFERWAWYGMFLVLPLYLTGSTDTGALGFSQAQKGLLTGTVVMILYFLPTFTGAIADRFGYKKILILAYIILITGYYMMGVVRSYTALWFVFLYLGVGAGLFKPVISATIRKSTNDKTSSIGFGIFYMIVNIGAFVGPIFASKLREVSWDLVFIMSAAVIGINLLLVLFIFREPPLERKSEPLMKSIVNIFRNIGSALSDLRLLIFLIIIIGFWAMYNQLFYTLPVFIDQWLDTSPIYNILDSVSPSLARAIGTEKGTIAPEMLTNIDAFYIVVFQVLVSSLVMRFKPLKTMLAGIFICAIGIGLWFVTLNPFFLFLSILIFAFGEMTSSPKILEYVGRIAPEDKVALYMGCYFIPMAGGNFLAGILSGNVYGPVADKITLLQREVAARGLSIPEISASFSQNEYVAQAAARMGMTPHELTLFLWNTYHPSKIWMIFTGIGLLTVAALFVYNWFLGRNPGKQAY, encoded by the coding sequence ATGACAAAAATCGGCCGGATATTCAGCAATTTCCCAAGGGCCTTCTGGGTTGCCAACACCATGGAGCTTTTTGAACGATGGGCGTGGTACGGGATGTTCCTCGTCCTCCCTCTCTACCTGACTGGTTCAACCGACACAGGAGCGCTGGGCTTTTCCCAGGCGCAGAAAGGCCTGCTCACCGGTACCGTCGTCATGATCCTCTACTTTCTTCCAACCTTTACAGGCGCTATTGCTGATAGATTCGGCTATAAGAAAATCCTTATCCTTGCTTATATCATTCTTATAACCGGTTATTACATGATGGGTGTGGTAAGAAGCTACACCGCACTCTGGTTTGTTTTTCTTTACCTGGGTGTCGGAGCTGGATTGTTCAAGCCGGTCATTTCTGCCACCATTCGTAAAAGCACTAACGACAAAACGTCATCTATCGGCTTTGGCATCTTTTACATGATTGTCAATATCGGCGCTTTTGTCGGCCCCATTTTCGCGTCCAAATTGCGGGAAGTGAGCTGGGACCTGGTTTTTATCATGTCGGCAGCTGTAATTGGCATCAACCTTTTGCTGGTACTTTTCATTTTCCGGGAACCGCCATTGGAAAGGAAAAGCGAACCGCTGATGAAGTCAATCGTCAATATCTTCCGTAACATCGGTTCCGCGCTCAGTGATCTCAGGCTGCTCATTTTCCTCATCATCATCATTGGTTTCTGGGCCATGTACAACCAGCTTTTCTATACCCTGCCGGTTTTTATAGATCAGTGGCTCGACACCTCCCCTATTTACAATATATTGGATTCTGTTTCACCGTCATTGGCCAGGGCTATCGGCACTGAAAAAGGGACGATCGCCCCGGAAATGCTTACCAATATCGATGCTTTTTACATCGTAGTTTTCCAGGTACTGGTTTCCAGCCTGGTGATGCGCTTCAAACCGCTGAAAACCATGCTGGCCGGCATTTTTATCTGTGCCATCGGTATCGGGCTCTGGTTCGTTACGCTGAACCCTTTCTTCCTTTTCCTGTCTATTCTGATCTTTGCTTTTGGCGAAATGACCAGTTCTCCCAAGATCCTGGAATACGTTGGCCGGATTGCGCCGGAAGACAAGGTCGCTTTGTACATGGGCTGTTATTTTATTCCGATGGCAGGAGGAAATTTCCTGGCCGGCATCCTCTCGGGAAACGTTTACGGTCCCGTTGCAGACAAGATCACGCTTTTGCAGCGTGAGGTTGCCGCCAGGGGATTAAGTATCCCCGAAATTTCGGCCTCTTTTTCCCAGAATGAGTACGTTGCGCAAGCCGCAGCCCGGATGGGGATGACACCTCATGAACTGACACTCTTTCTTTGGAACACTTACCATCCTTCAAAAATCTGGATGATCTTCACCGGTATCGGCCTGCTGACCGTTGCGGCGTTATTTGTCTATAATTGGTTTTTAGGAAGAAATCCAGGGAAACAGGCTTATTGA
- a CDS encoding rhomboid family intramembrane serine protease, whose product MREDEKRIIHSLVFPSLLVLIMWAVRLIQTIGGYDLSFLGIYPLKWQGLVGIITTPFIHSGFSHLIANSVPMIILGSALFYFYREIAFRILVLIWLFTGFWVWIGGREACHIGASGIVYGLAAFILVSGILRRHAGLMAMALIVVFLYGSLIWGIFPEFFPEENISWESHLFGLVAGISMAFYYRKEGPQRKVYDWELEEKHDDGNEDEDENDDGAYWKTTLTDQEIHEIRHIYRKRDQ is encoded by the coding sequence ATGAGAGAAGACGAAAAAAGAATAATTCATAGCCTGGTTTTCCCATCCCTGTTAGTTTTGATCATGTGGGCCGTCAGGTTGATCCAGACAATCGGTGGGTACGATCTGTCCTTCCTCGGCATCTATCCGTTAAAATGGCAGGGCCTCGTTGGAATAATCACCACACCGTTTATTCACAGCGGTTTTTCTCATCTCATCGCTAATTCAGTTCCCATGATTATACTGGGTTCGGCGCTGTTTTATTTTTACCGGGAAATTGCATTTCGTATCCTGGTATTGATCTGGCTTTTTACAGGTTTCTGGGTTTGGATTGGCGGAAGAGAAGCCTGCCATATCGGTGCGAGCGGTATAGTTTATGGTCTCGCAGCCTTCATTCTTGTCAGCGGGATACTTCGTCGTCATGCGGGCCTGATGGCGATGGCGCTGATCGTGGTATTTCTATATGGCAGCCTGATCTGGGGCATTTTTCCTGAATTCTTCCCTGAAGAGAATATTTCGTGGGAATCGCATCTCTTTGGCCTCGTCGCAGGGATTTCAATGGCATTTTATTACCGGAAAGAAGGCCCGCAGCGCAAGGTTTATGACTGGGAACTTGAAGAAAAGCATGATGATGGGAATGAAGATGAAGATGAAAACGATGATGGCGCTTATTGGAAAACTACCCTTACCGATCAAGAAATACATGAAATCCGGCATATCTACAGAAAACGGGATCAATAA
- a CDS encoding amino acid permease, producing MFKDLFSIKPINQILKESDQVEHGFKRVLTATNLTTLGIGAIIGAGIFVITGQAAAMYAGPAIVISFLISGVACAFAGLCYAEFASMIPVAGSAYTYAYATLGEFIAWIIGWDLIVEYLFACSAVSVGWSGYLVSFLADFNVHIPAFLSAPTGTTLINVPDLGWKPETPSLLQDLVSKGINADSLQHVQAICNLPAMFIIAILTMALVRGIRESAILNDIMVIVKVGVIILFIITGFYFVKNVNWHPFIPPNTGGFGNFGWSGIFRAAGVIFFAYIGFDAVSTAAQEAKHPQRDMPIGIMGSLGISTVLYILVAIVLTGIVSYSQLNVADPMAVGVNAMGQKMFWFRPIIKIAALAGLGSVILVHLLGQPRIFFFMAKDGLLPPVFSKVHPRFKTPFVSTLLTGFVAMIIAGILPMSILSELVSIGTLFAFAIVCISIIVLRKTRPDIHRPFKTPWVPVVPILGAGVCLVQMIALPMATWFRLIIWLIIGVLIYYFYSYKHSKLNIARKQAKEGSDIHKPRK from the coding sequence ATGTTCAAAGATCTTTTCAGTATTAAACCAATAAACCAGATCCTAAAAGAGTCTGATCAAGTCGAACATGGCTTTAAGCGCGTATTAACTGCGACTAACCTGACTACTTTAGGCATTGGGGCCATCATCGGCGCAGGAATCTTCGTAATAACAGGACAGGCAGCTGCGATGTATGCCGGCCCTGCTATTGTGATCTCATTCCTTATTTCCGGAGTAGCTTGTGCCTTTGCAGGTTTATGTTATGCTGAATTTGCTTCGATGATCCCGGTTGCCGGAAGCGCTTATACTTATGCCTATGCAACACTGGGTGAGTTTATTGCCTGGATCATTGGCTGGGATCTAATCGTTGAATATCTTTTTGCATGCTCTGCTGTTTCGGTTGGATGGTCGGGTTACCTGGTGAGTTTCTTGGCTGATTTCAATGTTCATATACCTGCTTTTCTTTCAGCCCCTACCGGCACAACACTGATAAATGTTCCTGATTTAGGGTGGAAACCTGAAACCCCATCACTCCTGCAAGATCTGGTGAGCAAAGGGATAAACGCGGACTCACTTCAGCATGTCCAGGCTATCTGTAATCTGCCTGCCATGTTCATTATCGCCATTCTTACAATGGCACTGGTCCGTGGTATCAGGGAATCGGCAATATTAAATGATATCATGGTTATCGTCAAAGTGGGTGTGATCATTTTGTTTATCATTACAGGATTTTACTTTGTAAAAAATGTTAACTGGCATCCTTTCATACCGCCAAATACCGGGGGATTTGGAAATTTTGGCTGGTCGGGTATATTCCGTGCGGCCGGAGTGATATTTTTTGCCTATATTGGCTTCGATGCAGTTTCAACAGCTGCTCAGGAAGCTAAACATCCCCAGCGTGATATGCCTATTGGAATCATGGGATCGTTAGGTATTTCTACAGTCTTATATATCCTGGTAGCTATTGTTCTTACCGGGATTGTCAGCTACTCCCAATTGAATGTCGCTGATCCGATGGCTGTTGGTGTCAATGCCATGGGGCAGAAAATGTTTTGGTTTCGACCGATAATCAAGATTGCCGCTCTCGCAGGCTTGGGTTCTGTCATACTGGTTCACTTGCTGGGCCAGCCTAGGATATTTTTTTTCATGGCTAAAGATGGTCTGTTACCACCTGTCTTTTCAAAAGTGCATCCGCGTTTTAAAACTCCATTTGTCAGCACTTTACTCACAGGATTTGTGGCCATGATTATTGCCGGTATTTTACCTATGTCAATTTTAAGCGAACTGGTTTCTATAGGTACCTTATTTGCCTTCGCCATTGTTTGCATAAGTATCATCGTTCTCAGAAAAACCAGACCCGATATTCATCGTCCGTTTAAAACTCCCTGGGTTCCTGTTGTTCCGATACTAGGAGCAGGAGTGTGCTTAGTTCAGATGATAGCACTTCCAATGGCTACATGGTTTCGACTGATTATCTGGCTGATAATTGGAGTACTGATCTATTACTTCTATAGTTACAAGCATAGCAAGCTCAATATTGCACGGAAACAAGCAAAAGAGGGTTCCGATATTCATAAGCCAAGAAAATGA
- a CDS encoding type II toxin-antitoxin system HicB family antitoxin: MSKTKNKILHLPILIEQDEDNVYIVSCPVFKGCHSFGKTIDEALANIREVIDMCLEPEEFLQIYNNR; the protein is encoded by the coding sequence ATGAGCAAGACTAAAAATAAAATCTTACACCTTCCGATACTTATTGAACAGGACGAAGATAATGTTTACATCGTTAGTTGCCCTGTTTTTAAGGGCTGTCATTCATTTGGCAAAACTATTGACGAAGCTTTGGCGAATATCAGGGAAGTTATTGACATGTGCCTGGAACCGGAGGAATTCCTTCAAATATACAACAACCGCTAA
- a CDS encoding amino acid permease — MASEGQFKKSLNLFDSAAITMGSMIGSGIFIVSADIARNVGSPGWLLVVWAITLVMTVLAAVSYGELASMLPHAGGIYVYLREAYSPLFGFLYGWTFFLVIQCGTIAAVAMAFAKFTGVLLPVISEHNTVLDLGFFKFNSTQLLAIIMILVLTWINTRGIKEGKRVQNIFTYSKVLILLAFIVIGIYVAKATQLNIFHSPDFWDAARVEDGVQIPVKGFSLLIAVGMAMVGSLFAADAWYNITYTSDEVINPKKTIARSLFIGSLTVCLIYFLVNVVYIIALPVRGIPEGATVLERGIQFASEDRVATAAIYGIFGKNTELLMAVVVVISTFGCNNGIILAGARVTFAMAKDRLFFKRTGELSSKGVPAFALWIQAGWATILCLTGSYSQLLDYVIFAALIFYVLVIFSVFVLRKKHPEWERPYKAFGFPVFPIIYIAACLLIIIILLVYKPLFTWPGLVIVLSGVPVYYLWKRRKPT, encoded by the coding sequence ATGGCATCAGAAGGCCAGTTTAAGAAATCACTCAATCTCTTTGATTCAGCGGCCATCACCATGGGCTCTATGATCGGATCCGGGATTTTCATTGTAAGCGCCGATATCGCAAGGAACGTGGGCTCCCCGGGCTGGCTGCTGGTCGTATGGGCAATAACGTTGGTCATGACTGTTCTGGCTGCCGTAAGTTACGGAGAACTGGCAAGCATGCTGCCCCATGCCGGCGGCATTTATGTTTACCTCCGTGAGGCCTATTCCCCCCTGTTCGGTTTCCTGTATGGCTGGACGTTTTTCCTGGTCATTCAATGCGGAACGATCGCTGCAGTGGCAATGGCTTTTGCCAAGTTTACCGGTGTTCTTCTGCCGGTAATCTCGGAACATAATACGGTGCTGGACTTAGGTTTTTTTAAGTTTAACTCAACCCAGCTTTTGGCTATTATTATGATCCTGGTCCTTACCTGGATCAATACCAGGGGGATCAAGGAAGGCAAGCGCGTTCAGAATATCTTTACCTATTCCAAGGTGTTGATCCTGCTGGCTTTTATTGTAATCGGTATCTATGTTGCCAAAGCCACCCAGCTCAATATTTTCCATTCACCTGATTTCTGGGATGCTGCACGGGTCGAGGATGGCGTACAGATCCCTGTAAAAGGCTTTTCTTTGCTCATTGCCGTAGGAATGGCCATGGTGGGCTCACTTTTTGCTGCTGATGCATGGTACAATATTACCTATACTTCAGATGAGGTGATCAATCCCAAAAAGACGATCGCCCGCAGTCTCTTTATTGGCTCCCTGACTGTTTGCCTGATCTATTTTTTGGTCAATGTGGTTTATATTATTGCACTGCCAGTCAGGGGTATCCCCGAAGGAGCGACAGTACTGGAAAGAGGTATCCAGTTTGCCAGTGAAGACAGGGTTGCCACAGCAGCTATCTACGGTATATTCGGAAAAAATACCGAACTGCTCATGGCTGTAGTAGTGGTTATTTCCACCTTTGGCTGCAATAACGGAATTATCCTTGCCGGTGCACGGGTAACTTTTGCCATGGCTAAAGACCGGCTGTTCTTCAAAAGAACCGGTGAACTCAGCAGTAAGGGCGTCCCCGCGTTTGCCTTGTGGATACAGGCCGGATGGGCAACCATCCTTTGTCTGACAGGCAGTTACAGCCAACTGCTCGATTATGTGATCTTTGCCGCGCTGATCTTCTATGTCCTGGTCATCTTTTCTGTATTTGTTCTCAGAAAAAAACATCCGGAATGGGAGCGGCCGTATAAAGCATTCGGCTTCCCGGTATTCCCTATTATTTACATAGCCGCCTGCCTGCTGATCATTATTATACTGTTGGTTTATAAGCCTTTATTCACCTGGCCGGGATTAGTCATAGTTCTTTCAGGTGTGCCTGTGTACTATTTGTGGAAAAGGCGGAAACCAACTTAG
- a CDS encoding AMP-binding protein, producing the protein MINTNYFDKPALITKDQTVTYRSLIRQINRFAGLFSGKGYQKIALFSENRPEWIYTFYAAWQNDAIVVPIDFLSSAEDAAYIINDCRPELIFASRGMSKSWEKMIGKMDYLPEIIFFEDIPGDETLSDLSWELPAHAEKTAVIIYTSGTTGSPKGVMLSFANLIANLKAVTDDVKIFNADRQVLMLLPLHHIFPLMGSMMAPLSAGGTVVMAPSMQSSDIIETLKNNQVKIMIGVPRLYELLYRGIKAKIDAKAIGRIFYRLVKLSHSKWLAMKIFKRVHEGLGGHLEIMVAGGAALNKDAGHFFQVLGFEVLEGYGMTEAAPMITFPRPGHAIIGTAGQALPGLTVEIRDGEIVAKGPNIMQGYYNRPEETAEVLRDGWLYTGDLGEIDEKGYLRITGRKKEIIVLPNGKNINPVELEFKLEKNVACIKEAGVFLHHDIFFAVIYPDYKILSEEGVENPENYFREQILPDFNRELTSYKRIMQFSLVKEELPRTRLGKIQRFKLENLLGEKQKRAGKSYEDAGSEEYLAVKSFIESQVDMDISPDDHLEFDIALDSLGKLSLIDFIEKTFGVKIEEENLAKFASVKSLVEHIKNNKRWHHADVTNWAAALKEKVQVKLPKTWPTLAVLKSSARGFFSIYSRLKSDGAQNVPEGPCIITPNHQSFFDGLYILAALKMKTLKNSYFYAKKKHVNNSFLQFLANTNNVIVMDVNKDLKESIQKLAEVLKKGKNVIIFPEGTRTKTGRLGEFKKTFAILSKELNIPVVPVAINGAYRAMPGRAIFPRPFSRISVSFSKPIYPKGFSSDEITRVVQEKIHKMVSE; encoded by the coding sequence ATGATCAATACCAACTATTTTGACAAACCGGCTCTGATCACTAAAGATCAAACGGTTACATATCGCAGCCTCATCCGTCAAATAAACAGATTTGCAGGCTTGTTCTCAGGAAAAGGATATCAAAAGATAGCCTTGTTTTCGGAAAACCGCCCTGAATGGATATATACTTTTTATGCGGCCTGGCAGAATGATGCCATCGTGGTTCCGATTGATTTCCTCTCGTCGGCGGAAGATGCCGCCTATATCATCAATGATTGTCGCCCGGAATTGATCTTCGCCAGCCGGGGCATGAGCAAATCCTGGGAAAAAATGATTGGAAAGATGGACTATCTTCCTGAAATCATCTTCTTCGAAGATATTCCCGGTGACGAAACACTTTCGGATTTATCCTGGGAATTGCCTGCCCACGCCGAAAAGACTGCTGTGATCATATACACTTCCGGAACTACGGGAAGCCCAAAAGGCGTTATGTTGTCTTTCGCAAACCTGATTGCCAACTTAAAGGCGGTAACGGATGATGTTAAGATCTTTAATGCTGACCGCCAGGTGCTGATGCTGCTTCCATTGCATCATATTTTTCCCCTGATGGGATCGATGATGGCGCCATTGTCCGCCGGAGGCACTGTAGTTATGGCTCCTTCCATGCAGTCTTCAGACATCATCGAAACTTTGAAAAATAACCAGGTAAAGATCATGATAGGCGTTCCCAGGTTGTATGAACTGCTTTACCGGGGAATCAAAGCAAAGATCGATGCCAAAGCCATAGGAAGGATCTTTTACCGCTTGGTCAAACTATCCCATAGCAAGTGGCTGGCTATGAAGATCTTCAAAAGAGTGCACGAGGGACTCGGAGGACACCTCGAGATCATGGTTGCCGGCGGGGCTGCTTTGAATAAAGATGCAGGGCATTTCTTCCAGGTATTGGGTTTTGAAGTGCTTGAAGGTTATGGTATGACTGAAGCCGCACCGATGATTACCTTTCCGAGACCGGGCCATGCTATTATTGGTACAGCAGGACAAGCACTTCCGGGTTTGACAGTTGAAATCCGCGACGGAGAAATTGTGGCCAAAGGACCGAATATCATGCAGGGATATTACAACCGGCCGGAAGAAACGGCCGAAGTCCTCAGGGATGGCTGGCTTTATACCGGCGACCTCGGTGAGATCGATGAAAAAGGATATCTGCGTATCACCGGCAGGAAAAAAGAGATCATCGTGCTGCCTAATGGCAAGAATATTAATCCGGTAGAACTGGAATTTAAACTGGAGAAAAATGTAGCCTGTATAAAAGAAGCCGGGGTGTTTTTACATCATGATATCTTCTTTGCTGTCATCTATCCCGATTATAAAATTCTATCTGAAGAGGGGGTGGAAAATCCCGAAAACTACTTCCGGGAACAGATTTTGCCTGATTTTAACCGTGAACTTACTTCGTACAAAAGGATTATGCAGTTTTCACTGGTAAAGGAAGAATTGCCCAGGACACGCCTCGGAAAGATCCAGCGTTTCAAGCTGGAGAACTTGCTGGGAGAAAAGCAAAAAAGAGCGGGAAAATCCTATGAAGATGCGGGTTCTGAAGAATACCTTGCAGTAAAATCATTCATTGAGAGCCAGGTAGATATGGATATTTCCCCGGACGACCACCTGGAGTTCGACATTGCCCTTGACTCTCTTGGGAAGCTTAGCCTCATAGACTTTATCGAAAAAACTTTCGGGGTAAAAATCGAAGAAGAAAACCTGGCGAAGTTTGCTTCGGTCAAGTCACTCGTCGAACACATCAAAAATAATAAGCGCTGGCACCATGCTGATGTAACCAACTGGGCAGCTGCACTGAAAGAAAAAGTGCAGGTGAAACTGCCGAAGACATGGCCGACGTTAGCGGTTCTTAAAAGTTCAGCCCGGGGATTTTTCTCCATATATTCCCGTTTAAAAAGCGATGGCGCTCAGAATGTGCCTGAAGGGCCATGCATTATCACTCCCAATCACCAGAGTTTTTTCGACGGCTTGTATATTTTAGCGGCACTTAAGATGAAAACGCTGAAAAACAGCTATTTCTATGCGAAGAAGAAACATGTAAACAACAGTTTCCTTCAGTTTCTGGCGAACACGAATAATGTCATCGTCATGGATGTCAATAAGGATCTGAAAGAATCCATACAAAAGCTTGCAGAGGTATTGAAGAAGGGTAAAAATGTCATCATTTTCCCGGAAGGTACGCGGACGAAAACCGGCAGGTTGGGGGAATTCAAAAAGACTTTTGCCATTCTCAGCAAAGAGCTCAACATACCGGTTGTTCCCGTGGCCATTAACGGGGCTTATCGTGCCATGCCCGGCAGGGCCATCTTTCCCCGCCCATTCAGCCGGATCAGTGTAAGCTTTTCAAAGCCAATCTACCCTAAGGGTTTCAGCAGTGACGAGATAACCAGGGTGGTGCAGGAAAAGATACACAAAATGGTATCTGAATGA
- a CDS encoding cell division protein ZapA — translation MEELTITVNIADRPYRLKIKREEEEVIRKAVKEIEQRIREYSEHFAFNDKQDLMAMVLLHYASTVQKLESDLLSGENMVITRLQKMEQLITTHPD, via the coding sequence ATGGAAGAGCTTACCATCACGGTAAATATTGCCGACAGGCCTTACAGGTTAAAAATCAAAAGGGAAGAAGAAGAAGTCATCCGGAAAGCAGTTAAGGAAATTGAGCAAAGGATCAGGGAATATTCGGAGCACTTCGCCTTTAATGATAAGCAGGACCTGATGGCGATGGTATTGTTGCATTACGCGTCAACCGTCCAGAAACTTGAAAGTGACCTTTTATCCGGAGAAAATATGGTTATAACACGGCTTCAGAAGATGGAGCAATTAATCACGACACATCCGGATTAG